The window CGCTGGCTGCCGGTCATGGACACGCTGGTGCACTACACCGAAGAAGGCCCGGCCGACGGCGAGCCGCTGGTGCTGATCCACGGCTTCGGCGCCTCGCTGCACACCTGGGAAGGGGTGATGCCGGCGCTCACCGCACGCTACCGCGTGCTGCGCCTCGACCTGCCGCCCTTCGGCCTGACCGGCCCGCTGCGCGACACGCGCGGGCGCATCGTGACCATGGACGTCGATCGCTACCGCGCCTTCATCGACGCCTTCTTCGCCGCGCTCAAGCTGCCGCGCGCCAGCGTGATCGGCAACTCGCTGGGCGGCCTGATCGCCTGGGACCTGGCCGCGCGCCATCCGCACCGGGTCGACAAGCTGGTGCTGATCGACGCCGCCGGCTTCCCGATGAAGCTGCCGATCTACATCGGCCTGTTCAACCACGCGCCGGTGCGCTGGTCGGCGCCGTGGGTGCTGCCCGAGTGCATCATCCGCGCCGCCACGCGCGACGTGTACGGCAACGCGCGGCGCGTGCCGGAGGCCACCTTCCGGCGCTACGTCGATTTCTTCTACGCGGAAGGCGCGCGCGAAGCGATCGGCCGCATGGTGCCCCGGCTCGACTTCGACGCCCTCGACACCGCGCGGTTGGCGCGCATCGGCTCACCCACCCTGGTGCTGTGGGGCGAGCGCGACCGCTGGATACCGCCCGCGCACGCGCAAGCCTTCGCCGCGCAGATACCCGATGCCACCCTGGTGCGCTATGCCGGGCTCGGGCACATCCCGATGGAGGAGGACCCGCGGCGCGTCGGCGCCGACCTGCTGGCCTTCCTCGCGGGCAAGACCGCGGCCGCCCGCCGGGCGGCCCCCGCAGCAGACGCCACGCCGGCCACGGCGGGCGCAACCGAAACGACAGGAGAACCCTCATGATGCCAATCCGCCGCGACGTGCATCCCCACCTGCCGCCCGAGCGCATCGGCGACTGGCACCGGCTGGGCCCGCACGTGACCCACTTCGTCAACGCGCTGTCGATCTTCTTCCCGGCAGGCGAGCGCTTCTTCATGGACAGCGTGCGCAACTACCGCGACCAGGTCGACGACCCCGAGCTCAAGCGCGCCATCGCCGGATTCATCGGCCAGGAAGCGATGCACACGCGCGAGCACATGCTCTACAACAAGCTGATGGAC of the Cupriavidus malaysiensis genome contains:
- a CDS encoding alpha/beta fold hydrolase — encoded protein: MSRAALARPAAPSDALAAPPGALARWFGQGRVGLFSLARETLARRYALPASRWLPVMDTLVHYTEEGPADGEPLVLIHGFGASLHTWEGVMPALTARYRVLRLDLPPFGLTGPLRDTRGRIVTMDVDRYRAFIDAFFAALKLPRASVIGNSLGGLIAWDLAARHPHRVDKLVLIDAAGFPMKLPIYIGLFNHAPVRWSAPWVLPECIIRAATRDVYGNARRVPEATFRRYVDFFYAEGAREAIGRMVPRLDFDALDTARLARIGSPTLVLWGERDRWIPPAHAQAFAAQIPDATLVRYAGLGHIPMEEDPRRVGADLLAFLAGKTAAARRAAPAADATPATAGATETTGEPS